CATCGTGTCCACGGGGATGGTGTACGCGCCCAGGGCCCTGCTGACGCACTCCAGGAGGAGTGCCCCACCCCAGACGACGGAGAAGACGCTCTCCTTGTGCCGGAAGGCGGCGGACCGCGCAGACTGCCCGGAGACCAGCCGCTGCCATGCCGCCTCCCTGGCCTCGTCGCCCTTCACGAGGAACGGCTTCATACCGGCGGTCATCATCGGCTTGCCCAGCCACACGGACACCAGGATGCCGATGCCGACGGTGCTGCTGACCGCGCTGTCCTTGGCGAGCATCAGCCGCGGGTCGCCGGAGACGAAACTCAGCAGCAGGGAGACGACGTTGACGACCAGGATCAGTCCGGCCAGGCCGTTGACCCGCCGCTCCTTCGCCACGGCCCACACGGTCCGCGCCGCCGGAACCACACTGCTC
This genomic interval from Streptomyces sp. NBC_00557 contains the following:
- a CDS encoding VC0807 family protein; translation: MTKNTGAQGRSEQQDRKPNLRDNFRPLILDVAVPLASYYLFKDAFGMSTFAALAWSSVVPAARTVWAVAKERRVNGLAGLILVVNVVSLLLSFVSGDPRLMLAKDSAVSSTVGIGILVSVWLGKPMMTAGMKPFLVKGDEAREAAWQRLVSGQSARSAAFRHKESVFSVVWGGALLLECVSRALGAYTIPVDTMVWLGTVFLIGFMAVAFVVSGGLAVEPMEKMLAAEVEAADGKAHLAEVPLAA